In Longimicrobium sp., the sequence GCTCGTAGCCCAGCACCTCGCGGGCGAGCGAGATGTCCGCGTAGCAGTTCCGGATGTCGCCCACCCGGTACTTCCCCGTCACCTCGGGCTTCACCTCGCTCCCCAGCACCGAGGCCAGCGTCCCGGCCACCTCGCGCACCGTCACCGCCCGGCCCGAGCCCACGTTGAAGGCCTTCCCCACCGCCGCCTCCTCCTCGGCCGAGAGCAGCAGCGCCTGCACGATGTCGTGCACGCTCACGAAGTCGCGCCGCTGCTCACCGTCCTCGTAGACCAGCGGCGGCTGGCCGTTCAGCAGGCGCGACGAGAAGATGGCCGCCACGCCGGTATAGGGGTTGGAAAGGGCCTGCCGCGGCCCGTAGATGTTGAAGAAGCGCAGCGCCACGCTGGGGATGCCGTACGCGGCGCCGATCATCAGCACCATGCGCTCCTGGTCGGCCTTGGTCAGCGCGTAGATGCTGGTGGAGTCCAGCGCCTTCCCCTCGTCGGTGGGCACGGGGGAAAGCTCCACGCCGTCGGGGTCGCACAGCTCCCACTCGTGCTGCCTGAGCTGCTCCAGCGAGCGGGTGCTCACGCGCGGCTCGCGCCCGTCGGGGCGGGTGTAGCGCCCTTCGCCGTAGATGGACATCGACGAGGCCACCACCAGCCGCTCCACCGCGCCGCGCTCGTCCACCAGCGCCTGCAGGAGGTTGGCGGTGCCCAGCGTGTTCACGGCCGTGTAGTCGGCCACCTGGTACATCGACTGGCCCACACCCACCGCGGCGGCCAGGTGGTAGACGGTGTCGATGCCGGCCAGCGAGCGGCGGACGGCGTCGGCGTCGCGCACGTCGGCCTGCACGAACTCGGCGTCGGCGGCCAGCCACGCGGGCCTGCGCCGCGCGGGGCCGTGCACCTGCGGGTCCAGGTTGTCGAAGATGCGCACCGTGTCGCCCCGGGCGAGCAGCGCGTCCACCAGGTGGCTCCCCACGAACCCCGCACCCCCCGTCACCAGAACTCTGCGAGCCACTGAAGCTCCTCCGCTGTTCACGTAAAACGTGCCCGCCCACCGGGCGCGTCCCGCCCAACCCTACCCGGATCCCCTCAAGAAAAGGCGGCTTCGCATCGCACCCGAATTCGCTTTCACTCCTCGCTCCCCGGGATAAAAGGGAGCAAGGTGATGGCGAGAATCGGACCAGACGTGTAGCACACCGTCCCACAACGACTTCGGTCACCTTCCGTGGCTTGGCGGGGGCGCCGTGCACCCGACGGCCAAGCCCCGGCGGCGCGATTACCCCGCGGCGGCGGCCGGCGGCGGTGCCAGCCGGGCGTCGTACTCCGCCGCCCAGCGCTGCAGCCGCAGGTTCACCTCGTCGGCCCACACGCCGGCCACCAGGCGCTGGGCCAGCCGCACGCCCAGACGCTGCTCCTGCACCCGCCCCGCCTGCTCCCCGCGCCCGCGCTCCAGCAGCTCCGCGGCCTCCATCTCCAGGGCGAAGGCCAGCCTGTCCAGGTCCGTGAAGATCCGCCCTCGGAGGTCCGCCGCTTCCGGGGCCTCTACGGGTGGAGGGGTGCTGAGCATTTGCAGGAGCCGCGGGTGCGGGGCGATCTACCCTCCGTACGCTTCCGTCCGGAATCGCCCGCGTACCTGGCGCAACATGTATGCCGTGTACTCATTCCCGTTACGACGCGGATCGGCTCGGAATTCGCGGCCTGTTCATCCAAGTACCGCACCCACAGAAGTTTGCAGGTGCCGATGGAAGTGGACGGACGGATGGAGAAGAGGATTTGCAGAAGGCGTACAGAGAGATGCGCCGGAGCGCGAACGGTCCGCGCGGGCTCCGGTAGATTCAGAGCCGTCGGACGACGGAGGCGGGCGACGCCACCGGAACCGCGACCCCGGCGAAGTCTTTCTCGTCGCGCGTAACGATGAAGTCGGCTTCCGCCTTCAGGGCGCATGCGGCCTGCACCCCGTCTTCGTAGTCGCGCAGCCCGAGCGCCAGCGCGCGGACGAGATCGCCCTTCTCGACGGGTACGATCTCGACGATCGGAAGCAGGTCCGAGATCACCTCGGCGGCCGTGACGCGGCCCATCTGTTTCGCCGCCAAGTAATGGATGGTCGTGATCGTATGCCCCGCCACGAGCACGATCGCGCGCCCGTGGGCTGCGGCCGCGAGAATCTCACCCGCATCGTCGGCCCATGGAGCCCGGTCGAGGATCGCGTCCAGGAGCACGTTGATGTCCAGGAGCAGCCTCACCGGAGGTACTTCTCCTCAAGGTGCCTGTGATAGTCCTCGATGTCGACATCGCCCTTCACGGAGCCCATCAGCCGCTGCACGACGGGCGGGAAGTGCTCGCGCCGCGGCCGGTCGAGCGGCAACGAGGCGAGAAACTCGTCCACCAGCTTCGAGATGCTGGTGCCGTGCTGCTCGCTGTAGCGCCGCGCCCGCTCGATCGATGCGCGCTCGACCGACAGGTTCAGGCTTTCCTTGGGCATGACTTCCTTCCGAGTAATGCGCATGCTTCTTGGAGAAGTATGCGCATACACTGGGCGGGCGTCAACTGCTCCAGCCTCGCGCGAAGCGCGGCCAGCTTCGTTTCCTGTTCTCGACATTGTGACAGGCTGAGGTTGGAGTGTGTGTCGGGATCTCTTGTGGTTGTGCGCCGCCCTCGGCAGAGGCGAATCTGCGGAGCGGTGAGTTCGTTACGGCGCGCATCGGGAACGCCGCCAACCATAAAGTGAGCGCGGATCGTTGTCCAGATGCTTCCGTCCACGGCGGGTTGAATACGCCACCGGTCTAACGTTTTGTTCGAGCGGTGCCCGTCCACTTGCGTGGGGGCGGCCCTTGGATCGTGTTGTAGACAACTCACTGGACACGATGATCCTGCGTGCGGATCGGCGTCGCGTGGGGGATGAGGCGAGAGTAGATTGCGGCCCGCGCGGCGCTCGTGACCGGCCACGAATCCGGCGTTTCCGATGTATCCGCCGCGTAGCAAAATGACGAGCGCTGAAACTTCCCCGGCCGGTTCGGCGTGGAGCATGCGTGATTCCTGAACGCGCAGGCTGACCGGGAGAGAGCCCGAACGTGACCGAACCCAGCTTCCACCGACGCCACGACGATCCGTCCCTGCTCGCCGACGAGCCGGAGCTGGAGCGCTGGCAGCAGGAAGTGGCCGAGGCCGAGGAAGAGGCCAAGTCCGCCAAGCCGCTGGCGTGGGTGCGCTGGCTGGTGGTGCTGGCGCTGCTCGCGCTGGCCGTGCACCTCATCATCCCGCAGCTGGGAAGCCTGCAGGAATCGGCCAAGGTGCTGAAGACCATGCGCCCGTGGGCGGTGGCGCTGGCCATCCTTTCCGAGATCCTGAGCTACGTGGCGCTGGGCTACATGATGAAGCGCATCGTGGGCCTTACCGGGCAGGTGCTGACGCTGAACCGCGCCTTCGCGGTCACGCTGGCGTCCGGCAGCGTGGGGCTGATCGCGGGCGGGCTGGTGGGGATCGGCGGGAGCAGCTTCCGCTGGCTGCGCGACGCCGGGATCCGCGCGGAGGGCGCGCTGCTGGCCGGGTGGCTGCCCACGCTGCTGAACGCCGCGACCATCGCCGTGTTCGCGCTGATCGGGATGGTGGAGCTGGTCATCTTCCAGGACCTGTCGCCGGCGCTGTGGATCGCGTTCAGTCTGTCGCTGGCGCTGCTGATCGTCGTGGCGGTGGCGCTCTTCTGGGGGTCGAGCCACCGCGAGGCGGCCAAGGACAAGCTTTGCCGGCTGCAGGCGCGGTGGGCCCGGCTGCGGAAGAAGGAGCCCACTCCCGAGAAGCTGATGGGCACGGTGGACCGCCTGTTCGACGCCTTCCACATCCTGAAGACGCGTGGGTGGAAGGCACCGGTGGCGGCGGCGGCGCTGGGCGTGGTGCTGGACATGGGCGCCATGTTCTGGCTCTTCATCGCCGCCGGGCGGCCGGTGACGCCGGGGAAGCTGCTTTCCGGCTACGCGCTGCCGCTGCTGATCGGCAAGGTGGCGGTGATCCCCGGCGGCATCGGGCTGGTGGAGGGGACGATGATCGCGCTGTACCACGGCTTCGCGGTGCCGACGGCCACGGCGGTGCTGGTGGTGCTGGCCTACCGCGTGATCGCGTTCTGGATGCCGAACCTGATCGGCCTGGGGATGATCCCCCTGCTGCACATCCCCACCAAGCGCAGCGGGCGCGACCTCCAGCATCCCCACTGGAGGCGGCGCCAGACGGACAAGGAGCGCGCCGAGGGAACGCCCGCGGCGGATTGATCGCGATCTTCCCATCCCTCATCGCGAAATCCACATCTCCAATCTCCCATCCACTACCGGATTCGGAGATCGATCGTGCGATCCGGAAGCGCACCGGTCACCGGCGACTGAAGTCGCAGCGTCGCAGCAACAACTACGGGAAGCCTCGCAAACTGCGCGAGGCTGATCCGCTCATTCCCTGGCGTCGGCGCTCACGATCCCATCTCCCCAGGGTACTTCGTTCGGATCGCCGGCTGGAACGCCGCCGGGCCCGGGCCACAGGGCTTCTTCCTGCGGCGGGCCACCGCTGGAGCGCGGCGGCGAGATCGCCAACTACGTCATCGGAAGATGGTGGGGCGCAGACGGGCGTTGGCGTGCGCCCGCCGATATCGCACCGCGACGGTGTGATGGCCCTCTCATTCGTCCCAATCGATATGTCGGAAATTTCCGACATATCGATCCGGCGCCAGAATGGAAGCCCGCTCTCTCTCCGCGATTGGATCAGCGGTTTTGGCCTCTGGCGCGGGTACGCACTGGCGGCTCGTCGCTCACCAGATCCATCTGATAAACGCAGTTGAGAGCGTATCCACCCGCGCTGCAGCTGCGGGGCTGAACGTGGACAGTCTCACCGCTGGCTGAATAGATAGACAAATACGGGAGCATCATCCCATCGCCAATCTCCTCATCTTCCATCTCCCCCTTCCTTCTTTCATCGTCTGCTCATCGTAAGTCGTTCTGCCGCAACGGTCGTGGCCGCGCGGTGGCACGGGGCTGGCGCTGGCGCGGGTAGCCCGCCGACCCTCGGCGGCATCCACCGCCCGCGCCTTCCGGATCCGTTGCAGCAGCCCGCGCTCGACCCCGAAGCCGTCCTTCCCCCGCTGACGCCGCCGGGCGCCGCGACCGGCGCGGAGCTGGCGCACGAGGCGCAGGAGCTGGCGCGCGCGGCGGAGAAGCCGAAGCGCCGGCCGTGGCTGCGCTACCTGCTGATGGCAGCGTTCCTGGCGCTGGCGGTGAAGCTGGTGCTGCCGCAGCTGGGGCCGCTGCAGGACTCGGCGGTGCTGCTGCGGACCATGGTGCCGGGGTTTCTGGCGCTCGCAGCGCTGGTGCAGGTAGGGAGCTACGTGTGGAGCGGGGTGATGCTGCGCGACATCGTGCGGCTGACGGGCGACGAGCTGTCGGTGGGGCGGGGGACGGCGGTGTCGGTGGCGTCGGGGAGCGTGGGGCTGGTCGCCGCGGGGGCGATCGGGACGGCGGGGTCGACGTTTCGCTGGCTGCGCGACGCGGGGGTGAGCCCCGAGGGCGCGCTGCTGGCCAGCTGGCTGCCGACGATGCTGAACGCGGCGGTGATGGTGGCGTTCGGGCTGGTGGGGACGGCGGAGCTGCTGCTGCAGGGCGGGATGTCGGTGGCGGAGGGAACGGCGCTGGCGGTGGCGTTCTCGCTCGTCGCCGCCGCGTGCGGGTTCCTGTGGTGGGCGGCGGGGCACCCCGCGCCGGCGGAGCGGAGGATCGTGGCGCTGGAGGCGCGGTGGGCGCGGCTGCGGAAGCGGCCCGCGCGCGAGGCCGCGGTGCGCGACCGCGTGCAGGCGACCTACGCCGCGCTGGAGCTGCTGAAGCGGAAGGGGTGGAAGCGCCCCGCGCTGGACTCGGCGCTGATGATCGCCTTCGACGCGCTGACGCTGTGGCTGGTGTTCGTGGCCATGCTGGACGTGGTGAGCCCGCACGTGTTCTTCGCGGGGTACGCCATCCCCCTGCTGATCAGCAAGTTCGGGGTGGTGCCGGGCGGGGTGGGGCTGGTGGAGGGGATGATGGTGGCCGTCTTCCACCACGTGGGCGAGCAGACCTCCGTCGCCGCGCTCGCAGTGGTGGGATACCGGCTGCTGGCGTTCTGGCTGCCGAACCTGATCGGCTTCGGCGTGGTGCCCTTCCTCCAGGCCGGGCCGCGCGGCGCGAGACGGAAGAGCTCACCCATAGACGCGTAAGAAAAAGCCGGTCTGTGGACGCTCAGGCGGTGGGGACGGGCGACGGCGCTTCGGTCTCGACGGGACGGCCCTCGCGCGACCAGCCGGCGAAGTCGCCCTGGAGGTGGACGACGTCGCTGAAGCCGCGGGCCTTGAGGAGGGAGATGGCCACGCCGGCGCGGGCCCCGCCCTGGCAGTGGACGACGAGGGTGCGGTCGCGCGGGAGCTCGCCCAGGTGCTCGGCCAGGCGCCCCAGCGGGACATTGGCCGCGCCGGGAAGGTGCCCCGCGGTGTACTCGGACGAGTTGCGCACGTCCACCGTCTCCACCGCGCCGGCCAGGGCGCGCCCGGCCAGCTCGTCGGCGGTGACGCCGTCCACCGAGCCGGCGCGCCCCGTCGCCCGCACGGCGGCGTCCACCGCCTCGGGGGGGAAGCAGCCCGCGACGTCGTCCAGCCCGATCATCGCCAGGTCGCGAATGGTGCCTGCGGCGCACTCCTCCTCCACGACCAGCCAGAGCGGGCGCCCGTAGGGGACGATGGAGCCCGCCCAGGTGAGGAACGAGCGGCCGAGCGGAACGCTGAGCGTGCCGGGAACGTGCCGCGCGGCGAAGGCGTCGCCGCGGCGGGTGTCGACCACCGTTTCGCCGGAGGCGGCGAGCGCGGCCAGCTGCTCGGACGGAAGGCGGCGGGGTGCGCGGAAGCCGCCCAGCACGCGCGGGCCGTCGCGGTTCACCCGCTTCATCTCCGCGAAGTACATGGGCGGCTCGGGCTGCCCCGCCAGCACGTCGCGCACGAAGGCGTCCTCGTCGCCCTCCGCCAGTCCCCGGTTGAACAGCTTCTCGTAGCCCAGCGTGGTGGACGGCACCGCGCCGAGCGACTTGCCGCACGCCGAGCCGGCGCCGTGCGCGGGCCAGAGCTGCACCCAGTCGGGGAGCGCGGCCTTGAAGCGCTGCAGCGAGCGGAAAAGGGCGCGCGCTCCGGCCTCCATCGTCCCCGCGTACTGGGCGGCGCGCTCCAGCAGGTCGGGGCGGCCCACGTCGCCCACGAACACGAAGTCGCCGGTGAACACGCCCATGGGGCGATCCGCGCCGGCGGTGTCGGTGACGATGAAGCAGACGTGCTCGGGGGTGTGCCCCGGCGTGTGCATCACGTCGACGCGCACGTTGCCAACCATGAAGCGGCTGCCGTCCTTCACCCGCACGGCCCCCGCCTCGTCCGCCCATCCGTATCGCCACTCGTCGCCCCCCTCGTCCGAGAGGTACGGCATGGCGCCGGTGCGCTGGGCCAGCTCGCGCGCGCCGGAGACGAAGTCGGCGTGGATGTGCGTCTCGGCCACGTGGGTGATGCGCAGCCCCTCGCGGGCCGCGGCGTCGACGTAGGGCTCGGCGTCGCGGTTGGGGTCCACCACCAGCGCCTCGCCCGTGGCGGCGCACCCCACCAGCCAGCTCGCGTGGGCCAGCTTGTCGTCGTAAAAGCGTTTCAGGATCATGGGATGGAAAGCTTCTCAAGCGGGCGGACGGCGTCAAGGGAGGGGGGTAAAAAAAGTGCGAAGGTGCGAAGGTGCGAAGGTGCGTGAGTGCGTGAGTGGTTCGCTGTTACTCTCGCACTTTCGCACTCTCGCACTTCGCCCCTGTCACGTCATCGCGAACGCCCGCTCCACCGCCACCTTCGGCACGGCGACGGCGGCGCGCGGAACCACCAGCACGTTGCAGCCGGCGCCGCGCAGCGTGGCCGCCGCGGTGCTCCCCAGCGCCAGGCGCGAGAAGCCGGAGCGGCCGTGCGTGCCCAGCACGAGCAGGTCGGCGGGCCACTCCTCGGCCTCGCGCACCACCTCGCGCGGC encodes:
- a CDS encoding YbhN family protein translates to MQQPALDPEAVLPPLTPPGAATGAELAHEAQELARAAEKPKRRPWLRYLLMAAFLALAVKLVLPQLGPLQDSAVLLRTMVPGFLALAALVQVGSYVWSGVMLRDIVRLTGDELSVGRGTAVSVASGSVGLVAAGAIGTAGSTFRWLRDAGVSPEGALLASWLPTMLNAAVMVAFGLVGTAELLLQGGMSVAEGTALAVAFSLVAAACGFLWWAAGHPAPAERRIVALEARWARLRKRPAREAAVRDRVQATYAALELLKRKGWKRPALDSALMIAFDALTLWLVFVAMLDVVSPHVFFAGYAIPLLISKFGVVPGGVGLVEGMMVAVFHHVGEQTSVAALAVVGYRLLAFWLPNLIGFGVVPFLQAGPRGARRKSSPIDA
- a CDS encoding NAD-dependent epimerase/dehydratase family protein, which encodes MARRVLVTGGAGFVGSHLVDALLARGDTVRIFDNLDPQVHGPARRRPAWLAADAEFVQADVRDADAVRRSLAGIDTVYHLAAAVGVGQSMYQVADYTAVNTLGTANLLQALVDERGAVERLVVASSMSIYGEGRYTRPDGREPRVSTRSLEQLRQHEWELCDPDGVELSPVPTDEGKALDSTSIYALTKADQERMVLMIGAAYGIPSVALRFFNIYGPRQALSNPYTGVAAIFSSRLLNGQPPLVYEDGEQRRDFVSVHDIVQALLLSAEEEAAVGKAFNVGSGRAVTVREVAGTLASVLGSEVKPEVTGKYRVGDIRNCYADISLAREVLGYEPRVSFREGMEELVGWLREQERPESTVEAHAAELAARGLTL
- a CDS encoding DUF6364 family protein, which produces MPKESLNLSVERASIERARRYSEQHGTSISKLVDEFLASLPLDRPRREHFPPVVQRLMGSVKGDVDIEDYHRHLEEKYLR
- a CDS encoding MBL fold metallo-hydrolase, which codes for MILKRFYDDKLAHASWLVGCAATGEALVVDPNRDAEPYVDAAAREGLRITHVAETHIHADFVSGARELAQRTGAMPYLSDEGGDEWRYGWADEAGAVRVKDGSRFMVGNVRVDVMHTPGHTPEHVCFIVTDTAGADRPMGVFTGDFVFVGDVGRPDLLERAAQYAGTMEAGARALFRSLQRFKAALPDWVQLWPAHGAGSACGKSLGAVPSTTLGYEKLFNRGLAEGDEDAFVRDVLAGQPEPPMYFAEMKRVNRDGPRVLGGFRAPRRLPSEQLAALAASGETVVDTRRGDAFAARHVPGTLSVPLGRSFLTWAGSIVPYGRPLWLVVEEECAAGTIRDLAMIGLDDVAGCFPPEAVDAAVRATGRAGSVDGVTADELAGRALAGAVETVDVRNSSEYTAGHLPGAANVPLGRLAEHLGELPRDRTLVVHCQGGARAGVAISLLKARGFSDVVHLQGDFAGWSREGRPVETEAPSPVPTA
- a CDS encoding lysylphosphatidylglycerol synthase transmembrane domain-containing protein codes for the protein MTEPSFHRRHDDPSLLADEPELERWQQEVAEAEEEAKSAKPLAWVRWLVVLALLALAVHLIIPQLGSLQESAKVLKTMRPWAVALAILSEILSYVALGYMMKRIVGLTGQVLTLNRAFAVTLASGSVGLIAGGLVGIGGSSFRWLRDAGIRAEGALLAGWLPTLLNAATIAVFALIGMVELVIFQDLSPALWIAFSLSLALLIVVAVALFWGSSHREAAKDKLCRLQARWARLRKKEPTPEKLMGTVDRLFDAFHILKTRGWKAPVAAAALGVVLDMGAMFWLFIAAGRPVTPGKLLSGYALPLLIGKVAVIPGGIGLVEGTMIALYHGFAVPTATAVLVVLAYRVIAFWMPNLIGLGMIPLLHIPTKRSGRDLQHPHWRRRQTDKERAEGTPAAD
- a CDS encoding PIN domain-containing protein, which produces MRLLLDINVLLDAILDRAPWADDAGEILAAAAHGRAIVLVAGHTITTIHYLAAKQMGRVTAAEVISDLLPIVEIVPVEKGDLVRALALGLRDYEDGVQAACALKAEADFIVTRDEKDFAGVAVPVASPASVVRRL